A DNA window from Ammospiza nelsoni isolate bAmmNel1 chromosome 31, bAmmNel1.pri, whole genome shotgun sequence contains the following coding sequences:
- the PFDN6 gene encoding prefoldin subunit 6 isoform X1: protein MAEPLQKKLQGELEKYQQLQKELGRAVAARQKLETQLTENNIVQEELNLLDDSTTIFKLLGPVLVKQDLEEAKNTVGKRLEYISGEMWEALRAADAGAGAALGAAARAPGPPPAGAPGQALTPPKFWGPPPKIFWDHPKNPEPPQS from the exons atggCGGAGCCGCTGCAGAAGAAGCTCCAGGGGGAGCTGGAGAAATATCAGCAGTTACAGAAAG AGCTGGGCCGGGCGGTGGCGGCGCGGCAGAAACTGGAGACGCAGCTGACGGAGAACAACATCGTGCAGGAG GAGCTGAATTTGCTGGACGACTCCACCaccatttttaaacttttgggCCCCGTTTTGGTCAAGCAGGACCTGGAGGAGGCCAAAAACACCGTGGGGAAACGGCTGGAGTACATCAGCGGGGAAATGTGG GAAGCGCTACGAGCAGCagatgcaggagctggagcGGCGCTCGGAGCAGCAGCGCGAGCTCCTGGGCCGcctccagcaggagctccaggccAAGCCCTGACACCCCCAAAATTTTGGGgaccccccccaaaaatattttgggaccaccccaaaaatcctgaaCCCCCCCAGTcctaa
- the PFDN6 gene encoding prefoldin subunit 6 isoform X2: protein MAEPLQKKLQGELEKYQQLQKELGRAVAARQKLETQLTENNIVQEELNLLDDSTTIFKLLGPVLVKQDLEEAKNTVGKRLEYISGEMKRYEQQMQELERRSEQQRELLGRLQQELQAKP, encoded by the exons atggCGGAGCCGCTGCAGAAGAAGCTCCAGGGGGAGCTGGAGAAATATCAGCAGTTACAGAAAG AGCTGGGCCGGGCGGTGGCGGCGCGGCAGAAACTGGAGACGCAGCTGACGGAGAACAACATCGTGCAGGAG GAGCTGAATTTGCTGGACGACTCCACCaccatttttaaacttttgggCCCCGTTTTGGTCAAGCAGGACCTGGAGGAGGCCAAAAACACCGTGGGGAAACGGCTGGAGTACATCAGCGGGGAAAT GAAGCGCTACGAGCAGCagatgcaggagctggagcGGCGCTCGGAGCAGCAGCGCGAGCTCCTGGGCCGcctccagcaggagctccaggccAAGCCCTGA
- the WDR46 gene encoding WD repeat-containing protein 46, whose protein sequence is MVAMAGGVSGRTDPFPGPAPVPRARVKRFLRGSEEKTPRAVAPRLRWHLKNLGIRENSAAEKAARWEPLLPEEPGFLEVEPGEDSARISQREIADAVDIGSAAKHFELRLEQFGPYRLDYTRNGRFLLLGGLRGHVAALDWAQRRLLSEFNVMETVRDVSWLHCESLLAVAQRRWLHVYDSQGLEIHVVRSFQNLLHLQFLPYHFLLAATSSLGLLHFLDVSVGREVATLSTRSGRAAAMAQDPATALIHLGHANGTVSLWTPNVAEPAVRLLAHRGAVRAIAVHGSGRLMATAGLDRKIRIFDLRTFGVLQEWGVPIGASQLDFSQRRLLAAACGDLLQIYPKVDSGCPPVAPFLQHRVPSPARGLRFCPFQDVLGAGHGMGFSSLLVPGSGEPNLDALEQNPFRSRRQRQEWEVKALLEKIPAELLTPEPALLSRVDTAGLEQKHQERVQRLGFDPTSKPKFRPRRRHRGRAPELRRRQRQHEETRARIRQSLEQKEKNQEEPPKKKRKKEGKTPQKSGNKLGENLQKSANKKGENPPKKGKKLGEKLQKVGEKIPKNQEKREGNAQKIEKKLGKKTPKIGQKNGEKTKIKRKRQKGGPGSKLGGKAPKLGGSPPNRGALERFRK, encoded by the exons ccccgcGCCGTCGCCCCCCGGCTCCGCTGGCACCTGAAGAATTTGGGAATTCGGGAAAATTCAGCGGCGGAAAAAGCAGCGAGATGGGAACCCCTGCTGCCCGAGGAGCCGGG GTTCCTGGAGGTGGAGCCGGGCGAGGACTCGGCGCGAATCTCCCAGAGGGAAATCGCCGACGCCGTCGACATCGGCAGCGCCGCCAAG CACTTTGAGCTGCGCCTGGAGCAGTTCGGGCCCTACCGGCTGGACTACACCCGCAACGGCAG GTTCCTGTTACTGGGAGGGCTCCGCGGTCACGTGGCCGCCCTGGACTGGGCCCAGCGGCGCCTCCTGAGCGAGTTCAACGTCATGGAGACGGTCAGGGACGTCAG ctGGCTGCACTGCGAGTCGCTGCTGGCGGTGGCGCAGCGCCGCTGGCTGCACGTCTACGACAGCCAAGGGCTGGAGATCCACGTGGTCAGGAGCTTCCAGAACCTTCTGCACCTGCAGTTCCTGCCCTACCACTTCCTGCTGGCGGCCACG AGCTCGCTGGGGCTGCTGCATTTCCTCGATGTCTCCGTGGGCCGCGAGGTGGCGACGCTGAGCACGaggagcggccgcgccgccgccatGGCCCAGGACCCGGCCACGGCCCTCATCCACCTGGGCCACGCCAACG GAACGGTTTCCCTGTGGACGCCCAACGTGGCGGAGCCGGCGGTGCGGCTGCTGGCGCATCGGGGCGCCGTGCGCGCCATCGCCGTCCACGGCAGCGGCCG gctgaTGGCCACGGCGGGGCTGGACAGGAAAATTCGCATTTTTGACCTGAGAACTTTCGGGGTGCTGCAGGAATGGGGGGTCCCCATTGGGGCCTCCCAGCTCGACTTCAGCCAGAGGAGGCTCCTGGCTGCGGCCTGCGGGGACCTGCTGCAG ATTTACCCCAAAGTGGACTCGGGTTGCCCCCCAGTGGCTCCGTTCCTGCAGCACCGAGTGCCCAGCCCGGCGCGGGGGCTGCGCTTCTGCCCCTTCCAGGACGTGCTGGGGGCCGGGCACGGGATGGGGTTCAGCAGCCTCCTCGTGCCAG GCTCTGGGGAGCCGAATTTGGACGCGCTGGAGCAGAACCCGTTCCGCAGCCGCCGCCAGCGCCAGGAGTGGGAGGTGAAGGCGCTGCTGGAAAAG atcCCGGCGGAGCTGCTGACCCCGGAGCCGGCGCTGCTGTCGCGCGTGGACACGGCCGGGCTGGAGCAGAAGCACCAGGAGAGGGTGCAGCGCCTG GGTTTTGACCCCACTTCCAAGCCCAAGTTCCGTCCCCGGAGGCGCCACCGGGGTCGGGCCCCGGAGCtgcggcggcggcagcggcagcacGAGGAGACCAGG GCCCGGATCCGGCAGAGTTTggagcagaaggagaaaaaccaGGAagaaccccccaaaaaaaagaggaaaaaagaggggaaaaccccccaaaaatctgggaacaaactgggagaaaacctccaaaaatctgcaaacaaaaagggagaaaaccccccaaaaaaggggaaaaaattgggagaaaagCTCCaaaaagtgggagaaaaaatcccaaaaaatcaggaaaaaagggaaggaaacgcccaaaaaattgagaaaaaattggggaaaaaaaccccaaaaattgggcaaaaaaatggggaaaaaaccaaaatcaagaGGAAGAGGCAGAAGGGAGGTCCTGGATcaaaattggggggaaaagcCCCAAAATTGGGGGGATCCCCCCCAAACAGGGGGGCCCTGGAGCGCTTCCGGAAATAA